The following are from one region of the Hymenobacter sp. YIM 151858-1 genome:
- a CDS encoding T9SS type A sorting domain-containing protein: MKSVLRLCLPALLLYHLGALQPLQAQSPVADYTFGGTATEGCAGALLTADGNLLLGGFTQSGVGGDVSQPERGTPAINNNDYWLLKTDLQGRKLWDKRYGASGDDRLVKLLATPDGGFLLCGWSNSGAELDKTEPSRGGTDYWVVKVDAQGNKLWDKRFGTSGNDMLTGAAVAADGSCLLVGQSSNDTNPAPDADRTEALQGRSDVWMVKLDANGNKLWDKRLGGAADDYAYGVVSLGTDFAIAALPFFPAGSTTLGGDVSGNTKGEYDYWVARIDAQGNKVWDRLYGGSGNETAWALLATPDGGLLVSGNSSSPVSGDKSTADNNKECWVIKLDAQGNKQWDRVYGTTLMERITTLQLNPRGGYLLGGWTGRLSPAGDADDVPFNYWLVDVDANGTQRSEKSFGGAANEYITDVVPLPGNSLILAGTSQSGISGDKTSAGRGGSDIWLLKLTANPLSGLVSAPVEKSAALYPNPAASSATLRLAGLSGQADARVELISSLGKVLQSYQVPVNHGAISQQLQLSGLPRGVYYVRVQTPQGRLTERLLVE, from the coding sequence ATGAAATCTGTGCTACGCCTCTGCCTACCGGCTTTGCTGCTGTACCACCTAGGGGCTCTGCAGCCGCTACAAGCACAAAGCCCTGTTGCCGATTACACGTTTGGCGGCACAGCCACGGAGGGGTGCGCGGGCGCCTTGCTAACGGCCGATGGCAACCTGCTCCTCGGTGGCTTCACGCAATCGGGCGTGGGTGGCGATGTAAGCCAACCCGAACGCGGCACACCAGCCATAAACAACAACGATTACTGGCTGCTGAAGACGGATTTGCAAGGCCGCAAGCTGTGGGACAAACGTTACGGTGCCTCCGGCGACGACCGACTGGTAAAGCTGCTGGCTACCCCCGATGGCGGTTTTTTGCTCTGCGGCTGGTCGAACTCGGGGGCTGAGCTCGACAAGACGGAACCCTCCCGCGGTGGCACCGACTATTGGGTGGTGAAAGTAGACGCGCAAGGCAACAAGCTGTGGGATAAACGCTTTGGCACCTCTGGCAACGATATGCTTACCGGCGCTGCCGTTGCGGCCGATGGTAGCTGCCTGTTGGTAGGCCAATCCAGCAACGACACCAACCCCGCCCCCGATGCCGACCGCACCGAGGCGCTGCAGGGCCGCAGCGACGTTTGGATGGTGAAGCTCGACGCCAACGGCAACAAGTTGTGGGATAAACGCCTGGGCGGTGCCGCCGACGACTACGCTTACGGTGTGGTTTCCCTAGGTACTGACTTTGCAATTGCCGCGCTGCCCTTTTTCCCCGCTGGGAGCACCACGCTTGGCGGCGACGTATCGGGCAATACCAAAGGCGAATACGATTACTGGGTTGCGAGGATTGATGCCCAGGGCAACAAGGTATGGGACCGTTTGTATGGCGGCAGCGGCAACGAAACGGCATGGGCGCTGTTGGCCACTCCCGATGGCGGCCTGCTGGTGTCGGGCAACTCCAGCTCGCCTGTAAGCGGCGACAAAAGTACCGCCGACAACAACAAAGAATGCTGGGTAATCAAGCTCGACGCGCAAGGCAACAAGCAGTGGGACAGGGTGTACGGCACCACCCTGATGGAGCGCATCACCACGCTGCAGCTAAACCCGCGCGGCGGCTACCTGCTCGGGGGCTGGACGGGCCGATTGTCGCCGGCCGGAGATGCCGACGATGTGCCCTTTAACTACTGGTTGGTTGATGTGGATGCGAATGGTACGCAACGCTCGGAGAAATCCTTTGGCGGCGCGGCCAACGAGTACATAACAGATGTTGTGCCCTTACCCGGCAACAGCCTGATACTAGCCGGCACTTCGCAATCCGGCATCAGCGGCGACAAAACCAGCGCTGGCCGCGGCGGCAGCGACATTTGGCTGTTGAAGCTAACGGCCAACCCGCTCAGCGGGCTGGTTTCTGCCCCGGTTGAGAAATCGGCCGCATTGTACCCCAACCCGGCAGCGTCCTCCGCTACCCTGCGCCTGGCTGGCCTCAGCGGCCAGGCCGATGCCCGCGTGGAGCTGATTAGCTCCTTGGGCAAAGTGCTGCAATCGTACCAGGTGCCAGTAAACCACGGCGCAATCAGCCAGCAGCTCCAGCTTTCGGGTTTGCCCAGGGGTGTGTACTATGTGCGGGTTCAAACCCCGCAAGGCCGGCTTACCGAGCGCCTCCTGGTAGAATAG
- a CDS encoding L-threonylcarbamoyladenylate synthase: METLLGTDVARAAALLRAGELVAIPTETVYGLAGHGLREDSLQRIFAVKGRPLSNPLILHFASPEHLGGYVRPEAVPAAAHTLLAAFSPGPLTLLLPREPAVVPDTVTAGLPDVAVRIPAHPLVQELLHQLDFPLAAPSANPFGYISPTLPEHVLRQLGGKIPYVLDGGACQAGIESTVVGFGPAGEPVVYRPGAISLEALQQVVPTARLRTAAEKAQRVASPGLLPYHYSPHTPLQLFGPGLGAAPAFEAGSTGALTFRDPLPGLPPEQQVVLSPGRGNLAEAAHGLYAALHHLDGLGLQHLLAERFPETGIGMALNERLEKAAARA, translated from the coding sequence ATGGAGACACTATTAGGGACCGATGTCGCGCGCGCTGCCGCCTTGCTGCGGGCCGGCGAATTGGTAGCCATACCCACGGAAACCGTGTACGGCCTGGCCGGCCACGGCCTGCGCGAAGACAGCCTGCAGCGCATTTTTGCGGTGAAGGGCCGCCCGCTCAGCAACCCGCTCATCCTGCACTTTGCCAGCCCCGAGCACCTAGGCGGCTACGTGCGCCCCGAGGCCGTGCCTGCCGCGGCCCACACGCTACTGGCTGCCTTCAGCCCCGGCCCGCTTACGCTGCTGCTCCCGCGCGAGCCTGCCGTAGTGCCCGATACCGTAACGGCCGGCTTGCCCGATGTGGCCGTGCGCATCCCGGCGCACCCGCTGGTGCAGGAGTTGCTGCACCAGCTCGATTTTCCGCTGGCGGCGCCCTCGGCCAACCCCTTCGGCTACATCAGCCCTACCTTGCCCGAGCACGTGCTGCGGCAGCTGGGCGGCAAAATCCCGTACGTGCTCGATGGCGGCGCCTGCCAGGCCGGCATCGAAAGCACCGTGGTAGGCTTTGGGCCAGCTGGCGAGCCGGTGGTGTACCGCCCCGGCGCTATTTCGCTGGAAGCGCTGCAGCAGGTGGTGCCCACGGCGCGCCTGCGCACCGCCGCCGAAAAGGCGCAGCGCGTGGCCAGCCCCGGCTTGCTGCCCTACCACTACTCGCCCCACACGCCGCTGCAGCTTTTTGGCCCCGGCCTAGGTGCCGCGCCGGCTTTTGAGGCCGGCAGCACCGGCGCACTCACCTTCCGCGACCCGCTGCCCGGCTTGCCCCCCGAGCAGCAAGTGGTGCTCAGCCCCGGCCGCGGCAACCTCGCCGAAGCCGCCCACGGCCTCTACGCCGCCCTGCACCACCTCGATGGCCTCGGCCTGCAGCACCTGCTGGCCGAACGCTTCCCGGAAACCGGCATCGGCATGGCCCTGAACGAGCGCCTGGAGAAAGCCGCCGCGCGCGCCTAA
- a CDS encoding NAD(P)/FAD-dependent oxidoreductase — MDTNLPKSNHPRVVIIGCGFGGMRLAQSLKHDPVQVVVIDRHNYHNFQPLLYQVATGALEADSIAYPIRKIFAGQKNFFYRMADVERVDTASNLVHTNIGDISYDYLVLATGSLTNFFGIESIERNAMQIKSIPNALNLRSYIFQNFEKALLKEDPAQRQALMNIVVVGGGPTGVEISGSLAEMRRTVLPKDYPELDLKEMNIILVEAGPALLGPMSQKSQQEALRYLQELGVDVRLNTGIKRYEDCRAYYTETDYIPTENLIWAAGVNGAALPGLPEQVVTRNKRVTVNQWNLVEGFDNVFAIGDVANMVTEDMPKGMPMLAPVAQQQAEHLAENFRRLMRREQPVPFKYFNKGVMAIVARNKAVVDLPKDVHFRGFLGWLTWLFVHLMTLVGFRNKVVAFVDWAFSYFASDQALRLIIRPFNRRDMKDDKGKRTAEHQVATPQYNPTPPAIQKPAA, encoded by the coding sequence ATGGATACGAACCTTCCGAAATCGAACCACCCACGTGTTGTTATCATCGGCTGCGGCTTTGGCGGAATGCGCCTCGCTCAGTCGCTCAAACACGACCCGGTGCAGGTGGTCGTAATCGACCGCCATAACTATCATAATTTTCAGCCGCTGCTCTACCAGGTAGCCACGGGTGCCCTCGAGGCCGATAGCATTGCCTACCCCATCCGCAAGATCTTTGCGGGGCAGAAGAACTTCTTCTACCGCATGGCCGATGTGGAGCGCGTTGATACCGCTAGCAATTTGGTACATACCAACATTGGCGACATCAGCTACGACTACCTGGTGCTGGCTACCGGTTCGCTCACCAACTTCTTCGGCATCGAGAGCATCGAGCGCAATGCCATGCAGATCAAGAGCATACCGAATGCCCTGAACCTGCGCAGCTACATCTTCCAGAACTTCGAAAAAGCCCTGCTCAAAGAGGACCCTGCCCAGCGGCAGGCCCTCATGAACATTGTGGTGGTAGGCGGCGGTCCTACGGGCGTCGAAATCAGCGGCTCGCTGGCCGAAATGCGCCGCACGGTGCTGCCCAAAGATTACCCCGAGCTCGACCTGAAGGAGATGAACATCATTCTGGTGGAGGCCGGCCCGGCGCTCCTAGGTCCGATGTCGCAAAAATCGCAGCAGGAGGCCTTGCGCTACTTGCAGGAGCTGGGCGTGGATGTGCGCCTGAACACCGGCATCAAGCGCTACGAAGACTGCCGTGCCTACTACACCGAAACCGATTACATCCCGACGGAAAACCTGATCTGGGCCGCCGGCGTGAACGGCGCCGCCCTGCCCGGCTTGCCCGAGCAGGTGGTTACGCGCAACAAGCGGGTCACCGTTAATCAGTGGAACCTGGTAGAAGGCTTCGACAACGTGTTTGCCATCGGCGACGTGGCCAACATGGTAACCGAAGACATGCCCAAGGGTATGCCCATGCTGGCCCCCGTGGCGCAGCAGCAGGCCGAGCACCTGGCCGAGAACTTCCGCCGCCTGATGCGCCGCGAGCAGCCCGTGCCGTTCAAGTACTTCAACAAAGGCGTAATGGCCATTGTGGCGCGCAACAAAGCCGTAGTCGATTTGCCCAAGGACGTGCACTTCCGTGGCTTCCTGGGCTGGCTCACGTGGCTGTTTGTGCACCTGATGACGCTCGTCGGCTTCCGCAACAAAGTGGTGGCTTTTGTCGACTGGGCCTTCAGCTACTTCGCCTCCGATCAGGCCCTGCGCCTCATCATTCGCCCCTTCAACCGCCGCGACATGAAGGACGACAAAGGCAAGCGCACGGCCGAGCACCAGGTGGCTACGCCGCAGTACAACCCCACGCCGCCTGCCATTCAAAAGCCGGCTGCCTAG
- a CDS encoding M1 family metallopeptidase yields MRFRLLLAAGVALALAAPAVAQQTHSGTDKFAQLGTELPTPNTYRTASGAPGKDYWQQRADYNIKVTLNDENQSITGTEDITYTNLSPDKLSYLWLQLDANIYHPQSMTALTQTAELRDRMSFQAMEYLQRTGFDGSFKIDDIRLKGAGKQLPHTINYTMMRVDLPQPLAPKQSVTFTVKWHYTVNDQKATGGRSGYEFFPEDKNYLYEIAQFYPRMAVYDDVNGWQHKQFLGGGEFTLPFGDYRVSITAPADHVVGATGVLQNPDQVLTATQRKRLERAKTAKSPVVIVEQPEAVKAEQGRAKATKTWVYAAKNVRDFAWASSRKFIWDAMGLNIEGKPVMAMSYYPKEANPLWGKYSTESVAHTLRVYSRMTVPYQYPVAISVHGPIGGMEYPMLCFNGYRPEKDGTYSANTKYGLISVVIHEVGHNFFPMIVNSDERQWTWMDEGLNTFMQYLTEQEWERGYPSRRGEPSQIVPYMSMAQNLQNPIMTNSESVLQLGNNAYGKPATALNILRETVMGRDLFDFAFKTYAKRWAYKHPSPADFFRTMEDASGVDLDWFWRGWFYGTEHTDISIEGVQWYKADSKNPEIENARRREELNAAPQSLSQQRSLQDIKKTLVDDKPELKDFYNSFDALAVTDADKARYQKYVSGLNPEQQQILSKGLNFYQVNLKNLGGLVMPVIIQMTYNDGTQEIVNIPAEIWRKNNAEVTKVFITEKPVASFTLDPLGQTADTDLSNNGFPRKLAPSRFELFQQQQQAQPNPMQQRNVSSQQPQQGGGTTGGGTR; encoded by the coding sequence ATGCGTTTTCGCCTACTATTAGCCGCGGGAGTTGCGCTGGCTTTGGCCGCACCGGCCGTTGCGCAGCAAACCCACTCCGGCACCGACAAATTTGCCCAGCTCGGCACCGAGCTGCCCACGCCCAACACCTACCGCACGGCATCGGGTGCGCCGGGCAAGGATTACTGGCAGCAGCGCGCCGACTACAACATTAAGGTAACGCTCAACGACGAGAACCAGAGCATCACCGGCACCGAGGATATTACCTACACCAACCTCTCGCCCGATAAGCTCTCGTACCTCTGGCTGCAGCTCGACGCGAACATTTACCATCCGCAGTCGATGACGGCCCTGACGCAGACCGCCGAGCTGCGCGACCGGATGTCGTTTCAGGCCATGGAGTACCTGCAGCGCACCGGCTTCGATGGCTCGTTCAAAATCGACGACATTCGGTTGAAAGGTGCCGGCAAGCAGTTGCCCCACACCATCAACTACACCATGATGCGGGTGGATTTGCCGCAGCCGCTGGCGCCTAAGCAGTCGGTAACTTTCACGGTGAAGTGGCACTACACCGTAAACGACCAGAAAGCCACCGGTGGCCGCTCGGGCTACGAGTTTTTCCCCGAGGATAAGAATTACCTCTACGAGATTGCGCAGTTCTACCCGCGCATGGCCGTGTACGACGACGTGAACGGCTGGCAGCACAAGCAGTTCCTGGGCGGCGGCGAGTTTACCCTGCCTTTCGGCGACTACCGCGTGAGCATCACGGCCCCCGCCGACCACGTGGTGGGCGCTACCGGCGTGCTGCAAAATCCCGATCAGGTGCTCACCGCTACCCAGCGCAAGCGCCTGGAGCGCGCCAAAACGGCCAAAAGCCCCGTAGTGATTGTGGAGCAGCCCGAGGCCGTAAAGGCCGAGCAAGGCCGCGCCAAAGCCACCAAAACCTGGGTGTACGCCGCCAAAAACGTGCGCGACTTTGCCTGGGCTTCGTCGCGTAAGTTTATCTGGGATGCCATGGGCCTGAACATCGAGGGCAAGCCCGTAATGGCCATGTCGTACTACCCCAAGGAGGCCAACCCGCTGTGGGGCAAGTACTCTACCGAATCGGTGGCGCACACCTTGCGCGTGTACTCGCGCATGACGGTGCCCTACCAGTACCCCGTAGCCATTTCGGTGCACGGCCCCATCGGCGGCATGGAGTACCCCATGCTATGCTTCAACGGCTACCGCCCCGAGAAAGACGGCACCTACTCGGCCAACACCAAGTACGGCCTGATTTCGGTAGTTATCCACGAGGTGGGTCACAACTTCTTCCCGATGATTGTGAACTCGGATGAGCGCCAGTGGACGTGGATGGACGAAGGCCTGAACACCTTCATGCAGTACCTCACCGAGCAGGAATGGGAGCGTGGCTACCCCTCGCGCCGCGGCGAGCCGAGCCAGATTGTGCCCTACATGAGCATGGCCCAAAACCTGCAGAACCCGATCATGACGAACTCAGAATCGGTATTGCAGCTGGGCAACAACGCCTACGGCAAACCCGCCACGGCCCTGAACATTCTGCGCGAAACGGTAATGGGCCGCGACCTGTTCGACTTCGCTTTCAAGACCTACGCTAAGCGCTGGGCCTACAAGCACCCCAGCCCGGCCGACTTCTTCCGGACCATGGAAGACGCTTCGGGCGTTGACCTCGACTGGTTCTGGCGCGGCTGGTTCTACGGCACCGAGCACACCGACATTAGCATCGAGGGCGTGCAGTGGTACAAAGCCGATTCGAAGAACCCCGAAATTGAAAATGCCCGCCGCCGCGAGGAGCTGAACGCCGCTCCGCAGAGCCTCTCGCAGCAGCGCAGCCTGCAGGACATCAAGAAGACGCTCGTTGACGACAAGCCCGAGCTGAAGGACTTCTACAACAGCTTCGACGCGCTGGCCGTAACCGACGCCGACAAGGCTCGCTACCAGAAGTACGTTTCGGGGCTGAACCCCGAGCAGCAGCAAATCCTGAGCAAGGGCCTCAACTTCTACCAGGTAAACCTGAAGAACCTAGGGGGCCTGGTAATGCCGGTCATCATTCAGATGACCTACAACGACGGCACCCAAGAGATTGTGAACATCCCGGCCGAAATCTGGCGCAAGAACAACGCCGAGGTAACCAAGGTGTTCATCACCGAGAAGCCGGTGGCCTCGTTCACCCTCGACCCGCTCGGCCAAACGGCCGACACCGACCTGTCGAACAACGGTTTCCCGCGTAAGCTGGCTCCCTCGCGCTTCGAGCTGTTCCAGCAGCAGCAACAAGCCCAGCCGAACCCCATGCAGCAGCGCAACGTGTCGTCGCAGCAGCCGCAGCAAGGCGGTGGCACCACGGGCGGCGGTACTCGCTAA
- the clpB gene encoding ATP-dependent chaperone ClpB, producing MNFNNFTIKAQEAVQKATEIAGGNQQQAIETGHLLKGLFQVDENVTGFLAKKLGVNLNILAPRLDAIVNGYPKVSGGAPYLANDAAAALQRANGFLKEFDDEYVSVEHLLLGLLGGRDSVATLLKDTGFNEKDLKAAIKELRGGRKVTSQSAEDQYQSLNRYARNLNEQVRSGKMDPVIGRDEEIRRVLQILSRRTKNNPVLLGEPGVGKTAIVEGLAQRIVAGDVPENLKDKTIMSLDMGLLIAGAKYKGEFEERLKSVIKEVTDSEGQIILFIDEMHTLIGAGAGGEGAMDAANLLKPALARGELHSIGATTLKEYQKYIEKDKALERRFQAVMVDEPSVEDAISIMRGIKEKYELHHGVRITDDAVIAAVELSSRYITDRFLPDKAIDLMDEAAAKLRIELNSMPVELDEVQRRIMQLEIEREAIRREDNKDREAVLNKELAELSSKRDDLKARWESEKNVLNDIQTAKEQIERFKLEAEQAERQGDYGRVAELRYGKIQEAEAKLKTLQEQANQQKDGGSMLQEVVTSEDIAEVVAKWTGIPVSKMLQSDREKLLNLEAELGKRVAGQSEAIAAISDAVRRSRAGLQDPKRPIGSFIFLGTTGVGKTELAKALAEYLFNDENAMVRIDMSEYQERHAVSRLIGAPPGYVGYDEGGQLTEAVRRKPYSVILLDEIEKAHPDVFNILLQVLDDGRLTDNKGRVANFKNTIIIMTSNTGADIIQKNFKELNEYNHDEVVDRTRDEVVERLKQHMRPEFLNRIDEIVMFQPLKRREIRKIVDIQFKQIQHRLEEAGIRLEATDEVLDYLGEQGFDPQFGARPLKRVLQRQILNELSKEILSGKVSKDAVVEAVLDGGHIRFENVNVQIPGM from the coding sequence ATGAACTTTAACAACTTCACTATCAAGGCCCAGGAGGCCGTGCAGAAGGCTACCGAAATTGCCGGTGGCAATCAGCAGCAGGCCATCGAAACGGGCCACCTCCTGAAAGGGCTCTTTCAGGTGGATGAAAACGTGACCGGGTTCCTGGCCAAGAAGCTCGGCGTGAATCTGAATATCCTCGCCCCGCGCCTCGATGCCATTGTAAATGGCTACCCCAAGGTGAGCGGTGGTGCGCCGTACCTCGCCAACGATGCCGCCGCGGCCCTGCAGCGCGCCAACGGCTTCCTGAAGGAGTTCGACGACGAATACGTGTCGGTAGAGCACCTGCTGCTGGGCTTGCTCGGCGGCCGCGACAGCGTGGCTACGCTGCTCAAAGACACGGGCTTCAACGAGAAAGACCTGAAAGCCGCCATCAAAGAGCTGCGGGGCGGCCGCAAAGTAACCAGCCAGTCGGCCGAAGACCAGTACCAAAGCCTGAACCGCTACGCCCGCAACCTGAACGAGCAGGTACGCTCGGGCAAGATGGACCCGGTAATTGGCCGCGACGAGGAAATCCGCCGCGTGCTGCAAATCCTGTCGCGCCGCACCAAGAACAACCCCGTGCTCCTGGGTGAGCCGGGCGTGGGTAAAACCGCCATTGTGGAGGGCCTGGCCCAGCGCATCGTGGCCGGCGACGTGCCCGAGAACCTGAAGGACAAGACCATCATGTCGCTCGACATGGGCTTGCTCATTGCCGGTGCCAAGTACAAGGGCGAGTTTGAGGAGCGCCTCAAGTCCGTCATCAAAGAAGTAACCGACTCCGAAGGCCAGATCATCCTGTTCATCGACGAGATGCACACGCTGATTGGCGCCGGCGCGGGCGGTGAAGGCGCCATGGATGCTGCCAACCTGCTTAAGCCAGCCTTGGCCCGCGGCGAGCTGCACTCCATTGGCGCTACCACGCTCAAGGAGTACCAGAAGTACATCGAGAAGGACAAGGCGCTGGAGCGCCGCTTCCAGGCCGTGATGGTGGACGAGCCCTCGGTGGAGGACGCCATCAGCATCATGCGCGGTATTAAGGAGAAGTACGAGCTGCACCACGGCGTGCGCATCACCGACGATGCCGTGATTGCCGCCGTGGAGCTGTCGAGCCGCTACATCACCGACCGTTTCCTGCCCGACAAAGCCATCGACCTGATGGACGAGGCCGCCGCCAAGCTCCGTATCGAGCTGAACTCCATGCCCGTGGAGCTCGACGAGGTGCAGCGCCGCATTATGCAGCTGGAGATTGAGCGCGAAGCCATCCGGCGCGAAGACAACAAGGACCGCGAGGCCGTGCTGAACAAGGAACTGGCCGAGCTCAGCTCGAAGCGCGACGACCTGAAAGCCCGTTGGGAATCGGAGAAAAACGTGCTCAACGACATCCAGACGGCCAAAGAGCAGATTGAGCGTTTTAAGCTGGAAGCCGAGCAGGCCGAGCGCCAGGGTGACTACGGTCGCGTGGCCGAGCTGCGCTACGGCAAGATTCAGGAAGCCGAAGCCAAGCTGAAAACCCTGCAGGAGCAAGCCAACCAGCAAAAAGACGGCGGCTCGATGCTGCAGGAGGTGGTTACTTCGGAAGACATTGCCGAAGTAGTAGCCAAGTGGACGGGCATTCCGGTAAGCAAAATGCTGCAGTCGGACCGCGAGAAGTTGCTCAACCTCGAAGCCGAGTTGGGCAAGCGCGTAGCCGGCCAGAGCGAAGCCATTGCGGCCATCTCGGATGCGGTGCGCCGCTCGCGGGCCGGTTTGCAGGACCCCAAGCGCCCCATCGGCTCGTTCATCTTCCTGGGTACCACCGGCGTGGGTAAAACGGAGCTGGCCAAGGCCCTGGCCGAGTACTTGTTCAACGACGAAAACGCCATGGTGCGCATCGATATGAGCGAGTACCAGGAGCGCCACGCCGTGTCGCGCCTGATTGGTGCGCCTCCCGGCTACGTGGGCTACGACGAGGGTGGTCAGCTTACCGAAGCCGTGCGCCGCAAGCCGTACTCGGTAATCCTGCTCGACGAGATTGAGAAGGCCCACCCCGACGTGTTCAACATCCTGCTGCAGGTGCTCGACGATGGCCGCCTCACCGACAACAAGGGTCGGGTGGCGAACTTCAAGAACACCATCATCATCATGACCTCGAACACGGGCGCCGACATCATTCAGAAGAACTTTAAAGAGCTGAATGAATACAACCACGACGAGGTGGTAGACCGTACCCGCGACGAAGTGGTGGAGCGCCTGAAGCAGCACATGCGCCCCGAGTTCCTGAACCGCATCGACGAGATTGTGATGTTCCAGCCGCTCAAGCGCCGCGAGATTCGCAAGATTGTCGACATCCAGTTCAAGCAGATTCAGCACCGCCTCGAAGAAGCCGGCATCCGCCTGGAAGCCACCGACGAGGTGCTCGACTACCTAGGCGAACAAGGCTTCGACCCGCAGTTTGGCGCCCGCCCGCTCAAGCGCGTGCTGCAGCGGCAGATCCTGAACGAGCTGTCGAAGGAAATTCTCTCGGGCAAGGTGTCGAAGGACGCCGTGGTGGAAGCCGTGCTCGACGGCGGCCACATCCGTTTCGAGAACGTGAACGTGCAGATTCCGGGCATGTAA
- a CDS encoding HupE/UreJ family protein, whose amino-acid sequence MSVFQTYLQLGFYHIFNLQAYDHLVFLLALCAPYVLGDWRRVVALVTSFTIGHSITLALATLGVIAFDAAIIEALIPVTILLTCLANLLRVGRLEPRRNDTRRAEPVVLTLPNLLAAVFGLIHGLGFSNYLRELLGQNSRPVLELFAFNLGVELGQLLIVLIILLVGFVVLRGFGATRRDWVLVVSGAAAGIATVLLLGQLTGA is encoded by the coding sequence ATGTCCGTTTTCCAGACTTACCTGCAGCTGGGCTTCTACCACATCTTCAACCTGCAGGCCTACGACCACCTCGTGTTCTTGCTGGCGCTGTGCGCCCCCTACGTGCTCGGCGACTGGCGCCGCGTAGTGGCCCTGGTTACCAGCTTCACCATTGGCCACTCCATCACGCTGGCTTTGGCTACCCTAGGTGTTATTGCGTTCGATGCAGCCATCATCGAGGCGCTCATTCCCGTTACCATCCTGCTTACCTGCCTGGCCAACCTGCTGCGGGTAGGCCGCCTCGAGCCGCGCCGCAACGATACCCGCCGCGCCGAGCCCGTTGTGCTAACCTTGCCCAACTTGCTGGCAGCCGTGTTCGGGCTGATTCACGGCCTAGGCTTTTCAAACTACCTGCGCGAGCTGCTGGGCCAGAACAGCCGCCCCGTGCTCGAGCTGTTTGCCTTTAACCTAGGCGTGGAGCTGGGCCAGCTGCTGATTGTGCTCATCATTCTGCTCGTTGGGTTTGTGGTGCTGCGCGGCTTCGGGGCCACCCGCCGCGACTGGGTACTGGTGGTAAGCGGTGCCGCCGCGGGCATAGCTACCGTACTGCTGCTTGGGCAGTTAACCGGTGCCTAG
- a CDS encoding PH domain-containing protein — translation MGLLDAILGNASESDIQETQQELARILAANERVEKAYAIIRDQIIFTNKRLILVDKQGMTGKKKEFLSVPYRSIERFSMETTGHFDLDAELKIWIRGQAEPISKNFRNDQNIHDISRALAEYAL, via the coding sequence ATGGGCCTCCTCGACGCAATACTCGGCAACGCTTCGGAAAGCGACATTCAGGAAACGCAACAAGAACTTGCCCGCATTCTGGCTGCCAATGAGCGCGTGGAAAAAGCCTACGCCATCATCCGCGACCAAATCATCTTCACCAACAAGCGCCTGATTTTGGTGGACAAGCAAGGCATGACGGGCAAGAAGAAGGAGTTCCTGAGCGTGCCCTACCGCAGCATCGAGCGGTTTTCGATGGAAACCACCGGCCACTTCGACCTCGATGCCGAGCTCAAAATCTGGATACGCGGGCAGGCCGAGCCCATCAGCAAAAACTTCCGCAACGACCAGAACATCCACGACATCAGCCGCGCCTTGGCCGAGTACGCACTCTAG
- a CDS encoding DUF4279 domain-containing protein, which yields MDYSVVESVAAKEVLEQRLDLTRQYLANHRVCLEHGKPLVAHVQFKHDQVFSRAVVYFSLEDQRFFLAVVVEQTTNAEVSWVYIEAGSLVYLSISNSGADVEDLPFTPTKITKHGFEYAVNANEPGDVSEKVEILVQSLIPFSRQITELSKRTTICLHVAYYGYAHSMSGLHLSAKVIGLLSEMNIAVDLDLYADGNALPD from the coding sequence ATGGATTATAGCGTTGTCGAGTCTGTTGCTGCAAAAGAGGTACTTGAGCAAAGACTTGATCTTACTCGCCAGTATCTCGCGAACCACCGTGTTTGCCTCGAGCATGGAAAACCGCTGGTAGCTCATGTGCAATTCAAACACGACCAGGTATTCAGTAGAGCTGTAGTATACTTTTCTCTCGAGGATCAACGCTTCTTTTTAGCTGTGGTAGTAGAGCAAACCACAAATGCAGAAGTCAGCTGGGTTTATATAGAAGCTGGGTCCTTGGTTTACCTAAGCATCAGCAATTCAGGAGCTGATGTAGAAGACCTTCCCTTTACGCCAACTAAGATTACCAAACACGGCTTTGAGTACGCAGTAAATGCGAACGAGCCTGGTGACGTGAGCGAGAAGGTAGAAATCCTTGTACAGTCGCTCATTCCGTTTAGCAGGCAAATCACTGAACTTTCCAAGCGTACCACTATCTGCTTACATGTGGCTTATTATGGTTATGCGCATAGCATGTCGGGCCTGCACTTGTCGGCAAAAGTTATTGGTTTGCTAAGTGAAATGAATATTGCCGTCGACCTCGACTTGTACGCCGACGGTAATGCACTGCCTGATTAA